From the Marivivens sp. LCG002 genome, the window GTGACAGATTGCTCTGCTTCTTTCATCAAGATGCGTCGAGAGACGACCTTTTCCGAAAAGAAGAGACCCAAAAAAGCGCCCGTGAGCGTAATTGCGCCGAAGGTGACGCCCAGGTAAATCCAGAACTCAAAAGTTTGTGACACGGGAGTAACCAACTCTGTTGTTGCGAAACCAAAGTTTCGAGAGAGTCGGTTAATCCAAGGTTAAACTTGGAACGGTTGGTTTTCTCCAAGCGCGTCGTATCTGTTACCGGGCGGATCAAGTCTGTCTCGTGGCCATTCCACTGTAACGATGGCTCCGCCTGTCGCCTCGCCCATAGCAAAACCACCACCGTTCGAGAAAGAAAGCCTTGCCCCGGATCTCTCCAACAAGGTTTTGGCGATAAAAAGCCCCAGCCCCATCCCCTCATAACCGGGACGCATCTTTCGATCTTCGCTCTGCCGACGTCTGCTCATGAAGGGGTTACCGATGCGGCCGATCACTGAGGCGGGAAAACCTGAACCGTTGTCGGCAATCCGCAAAGTGATGATGGTTTCGTTCCAATCCATTTCCACTTCCACCTTAGATTCGGCAAAATCGACAGCGTTCTGGATCAGGTTTCGAAGCCCATGGAGGACCTCGGGCCGTCTCTCGACTACAGGTTGGTGCTTGGGGTGATCGGTTTCGGGTGACACAGAGAACTCGATAAGTTTTCCGCGTGACATGTGCGGCTCTGCAGCTTCTTTCACCAATGCTTCGATCGGCACACGGCGAATATGAAGATCGTCTTTACCTGCCCGACCCATCGAACGCAGAATGTCGCGGCATCTGTCTGCCTGTTCTTTGATGAGAAGTACATCCTCACGGAGCGCTTCGTTGTCTTCTACTTCGTCAAGTAGCTCGCTGCTCACAAGTTTGATCGTCGCGAGCGGTGTCCCCAACTCGTGCGCTGCGGCCGCGACAACCCCGCCCAAATCCGTGAGCTTTTGCTCTCGGGCGAGCGCCATTTGTGTGGCAAAGAGTGCATCGCTCATGTTGTGCATTTCAGCGGTGATTTGCCGCGCATAAAGGCCAAGAAAGATGATGCCTGTCATCAATGAGAGCCAGAAGCCGAACAAAAACAGCTT encodes:
- the regB gene encoding sensor histidine kinase RegB; the encoded protein is MSPTEPDVLEHRERSNWVRLHTLVVLRWIAIVGQSLAILTAVQVYDFQFEVGMTAMAVGASIVANLFSTFLYPENKRLSEREAFLMLLFDLLQLGLLLYLTGGLNNPFALLVLAPVTISATFLRLNSTVIIGIVAIIIVTTLARFHLPLSSSFGTTLELPKLFLFGFWLSLMTGIIFLGLYARQITAEMHNMSDALFATQMALAREQKLTDLGGVVAAAAHELGTPLATIKLVSSELLDEVEDNEALREDVLLIKEQADRCRDILRSMGRAGKDDLHIRRVPIEALVKEAAEPHMSRGKLIEFSVSPETDHPKHQPVVERRPEVLHGLRNLIQNAVDFAESKVEVEMDWNETIITLRIADNGSGFPASVIGRIGNPFMSRRRQSEDRKMRPGYEGMGLGLFIAKTLLERSGARLSFSNGGGFAMGEATGGAIVTVEWPRDRLDPPGNRYDALGENQPFQV